One genomic segment of Hevea brasiliensis isolate MT/VB/25A 57/8 chromosome 3, ASM3005281v1, whole genome shotgun sequence includes these proteins:
- the LOC131178649 gene encoding putative disease resistance protein RGA4: MKYLTALEILHIEDCENLNLMMEEGKADQDLSRFSLQRLILKKLPELVEFPEWLLRGSTNTLQLLKVRWCDNLKELPRCLQNIVSLQQLVIEDCDGWSERCEHGKGEDWSKIAHILKLFLTVLRSIQQMILQQVKVRYHGNSAENANR; encoded by the exons ATGAAATACCTCACTGCATTAGAGATTCTTCACATCGAGGATTGTGAAAACCTCAATTTGATGATGGAGGAAGGGAAAGCCGATCAAGACTTGTCTCGATTCAGCCTGCAAAGGCTGATACTCAAAAAGTTACCAGAATTGGTAGAGTTTCCAGAATGGCTTCTTCGAGGATCCACCAACACTCTGCAACTCTTAAAAGTAAGATGGTGTGATAACCTCAAAGAATTGCCTAGGTGCCTACAGAATATAGTATCTCTTCAACAACTTGTGATTGAAGATTGTGATGGATGGAGCGAAAGATGTGAACATGGAAAAGGTGAAGATTGGTCCAAGATTGCTCATATCCTAAAATTGTTCTTGACGGTTCTGAGATCAATTCAACAGATGATTCTTCAACAAGTGAAGGTTAG ATATCATGGCAACTCTGCTGAAAATGCCAACCGCTGA